A genome region from Cucurbita pepo subsp. pepo cultivar mu-cu-16 chromosome LG02, ASM280686v2, whole genome shotgun sequence includes the following:
- the LOC111788812 gene encoding prolyl endopeptidase-like → MLPSWSHLVAPLSFSPLFAPRLQLLRLLQVSSLPSFLSALPPSYSPPSSSSSSSSSLRPSSFSSSRRRMGSLSALHEPLRYPTSRRDDSVVEDYHGVRIADPYRWLEDPDADEVKEFVQKQVTLTESVLQKCDTREKLRAKITQLFDHPRYEPPFKRGNKYFYFHNTGLQAQSVLYVQDSLDGEPEVLLDPNALSEDGTVSLSSLSISKDAKYMAYGLSSSGSDWVAIKVMRIDDKKIEPDTLSWVKFSSISWTVDGKGFFYSRYPAPREVGTLDAGTETNANLYHELYYHFLGSDQSDDVLCWRDQDHPKYLFSGRVTEDGKYVLMEISEGCDPVNKFYYCNISELPNGLEGFREKNDLLPFTKLIDDFDAQYHAIANDDSLFTFITNKNAPKYKLVRVDLKDPTVWTELLPESEKDVLESACAVNGDQLIVSYLSDVKYVLQIRDLKSGSLLHQLPIDIGSVYGISARREDSLVFIGFTSFLTPGIIYQCNLETGTPDMKIFREIAVPGFERSEFEVDQVFVSSKDGAKIPMFIVARKNIVLDGSHPCLLYGYGGFNVNLTPYFSVSRTVLARHLGAVFCIANIRGGGEYGEEWHKAGSLSKKQNCFDDFISSAEYLISAGYTQPSKLCIEGGSNGGLLVGACINQRPDLFGCALAHVGVMDMLRFHKFTIGHAWTSDYGCSDNEEEFKWLIKYSPLHNVKRPWEKHPDRTLQYPSTMLLTADHDDRVVPLHSLKLLATMQYILCTSLEKSPQTNPIIGRIECKAGHGAGRPTQKMIDEASDRYAFMAKMLSATWID, encoded by the exons ATGTTGCCATCATGGTCTCATTTGGTTGCCCCGTTATCCTTCTCCCCTCTCTTCGCGCCTCGCCTTCaacttcttcgtcttcttcaagTTTCTTCCCTTCCCTCTTTTCTCTCTGCATTGCCGCCTTCTTATTCTCctccttcctcctcctcctcctcctcctcctctctcagaccttcttccttctcatctTCTCGCCGCCGGATGggatctctctctgccctacATGAACCCCTGCGCTACCCTACTTCCCGCAGAGACGACTCTGTTGTGGAGGATTATCATGGCGTTCGAATCGCCGACCCTTACCGATG GCTGGAAGATCCTGATGCTGATGAAGTGAAGGAGTTTGTGCAGAAACAGGTGACATTGACAGAATCAGTGCTTCAGAAGTGTGATACGAGAGAAAAGCTCCGCGCGAAGATCACTCAACTCTTCGATCATCCGCGATATGAACCGCCTTTTAAGCGAGGGAATAAGTACTTCTACTTTCATAATACTGGCCTTCAAGCGCAGAGTGTTCTTTATGTTCAG GATAGTTTGGATGGAGAACCTGAGGTTCTGCTCGATCCGAATGCGCTAAGCGAAGACGGAACAGTCTCGTTGAGTTCTCTTTCCATCAGTAAGGATGCTAAATACATGGCCTACGGGCTTAGTTCAAGCGGCAGCGATTGGGTGGCAATTAAGGTCATGCGAATTgatgataaaaaaattgaaccgGATACGTTATCATGG GTAAAGTTTTCAAGTATTAGTTGGACGGTTGATGGCAAAGGTTTTTTCTACAGCCGCTATCCTGCTCCCAG AGAAGTAGGAACTTTAGATGCTGGTACTGAGACGAATGCAAATCTTTATCATGAATTATACTACCATTTTTTGGGAAGTGATCAATCCGATGATGTTTTATGTTGGAGAGATCAAGACCATCCTAAATACCTCTTTTCAGGCAGAGTTACTGAGGATGGAAAG TATGTCCTTATGGAAATTAGCGAGGGTTGTGATCCAGTCAACAAATTTTACTATTGTAACATATCAGAACTTCCTAATGGACTTGAAGGCTTTAGGGAGAAAAATGACCTGCTTCCTTTCACAAAACTCATTGACGACTTTGATGCTCAGTATCATGCCATTGCAAATGATGACTCGTTGTTCACCttcataacaaataaaaacgCTCCAAAATATAAGCTTGTTAGAGTTGATCTGAAGGATCCCACAGTATGGACAGAATTGCTTCCAGAATCTGAAAAGGATGTGCTAGAATCTGCATGTGCTGTTAATGGAGATCAACTGATAGTGAGCTACCTGAGTGATGTCAAATATGTTCTGCAGATTAGGGACTTGAAGTCAGGTTCCTTGTTGCATCAACTACCCATTGATATTGGCTCGGTTTATGGAATTTCTGCTAGGCGTGAAGATAGTCTAGTTTTCATAGGGTTTACTAGCTTTCTTACGCCTGGAATTATTTATCAATGTAATTTGGAGACTGGGACTCCAGATATGAAGATATTTCGTGAAATTGCTGTTCCTGGATTTGAGCGCTCAGAATTTGAAGTTGATCAG GTTTTTGTCAGTAGCAAGGATGGCGCGAAAATACCAATGTTCATTGTGGCCCGAAAGAATATTGTGTTGGATGGATCACACCCTTGCTTGCTATATGGATACGGTGGCTTTAACGTTAACCTGACGCCATATTTTAGTGTGAGTCGTACAGTACTTGCAAGGCATTTAGGGGCTGTTTTCTGCATAGCTAACATTCGTGGTGGTGGAGAATATGGGGAGGAATGGCACAAAGCCGGTTCTCTTTCAAAGAAACAGAATTGCTTTGATGACTTCATTTCTTCTGCTGAATATCTTATTTCTGCTGGTTATACCCAGCCAAGTAAGTTGTGCATTGAAGGTGGAAGCAATGGAGGGCTTCTCGTTGGAGCTTGTATTAATCAG AGACCTGATCTTTTTGGCTGTGCATTGGCTCATGTTGGAGTGATGGACATGCTGCGGTTCCACAAGTTTACAATAG GTCATGCCTGGACTTCTGATTACGGTTGTTCGGACAATGAGGAAGAATTTAAGTGGCTAATCAA GTATTCCCCACTCCACAATGTCAAGAGGCCTTGGGAAAAGCATCCTGATCGAACTTTGCAGTACCCATCAACCATGCTACTTACTGCTGATCACGATGATCGTGTTGTGCCTTTGCATTCATTGAAGTTATTGGCG ACAATGCAATATATTCTATGCACTAGCTTGGAGAAAAGCCCCCAAACAAACCCTATAATTGGTCGCATCGAGTGCAAGGCGGGCCATGGAGCCGGTCGTCCTACACAGAAAATG ATTGACGAAGCATCTGATCGCTACGCATTCATGGCCAAGATGTTGTCCGCAACTTGGATAGATTAG
- the LOC111789352 gene encoding serine/threonine-protein kinase STY8-like isoform X1 — translation MAMDDTESCCSRPVDDFSTQTWRQKQKVGVYVEVLRRLRLSHEAETSFPGFEDELWAHFHRLPTRYAMDVNVERAQDVLMHKDLLFMAHAPATRPAIDVRLVQVHSSPGTNSGKYVHSNLKEKVDQRFPDYDSNQRQHPPPAFGSTTEVESGFAISQLHDINQPDTLSWPMHEITISTIDKPKLLSQLTSLLSEIGLNIQEAHAFSTTDGFSLDVFVVDGWAIEDTKQLKDILAEEISKIQKRHPLFTPWSISPTGKKDKIGVKFITNYVNIPRHKVGAWEIDASLLIYEKKIVSGSFSDLYKGTFYGQEVAIKLLKDGSLNEAVRREFAQEIHIMRNLRHKNVVQFIGASTRPPSAFIVTEYMPGGSMHDFLHQKKGVLSFPSLLRVAVDVSKGMNYLHQKNIIHRDLKAANLLLDEDGVVKVADFGVARVQSQSGVMTAETGTYRWMAPEVIEHKPYDHKADVYSFGIVLWELLTGQLPYDNLTPLQAAMGVIQKGLRPKIPRHANPMIVDLLERCWRQDPSLRPEFSEITKLLQQTLKEGSTGRRPKFWAGAERFMVERGDREDVEIRDLVRAEDVGIRIPATSKNLKPAIKKKVNEMGHRHISWILESPIILSLLQVHFKEFRRGILGENAVSFTASTNANEHTLWDTVQRRILMQMQEKRCKLFPIHSLSLPNVLASSMHTLR, via the exons ATGGCTATGGACGATACTGAGAGCTGTTGTAGTAGACCGGTGGATGATTTTTCGACTCAGACCTGGAGACAGAAGCAGAAGGTTGGTGTTTACGTCGAAGTTCTTCGTCGACTCAGACTGTCGCATGAGGCGGAGACCAGCTTTCCTGGTTTTGAGGATGAACTATGGGCTCATTTTCATCGCCTTCCTACTAG GTATGCTATGGACGTCAACGTGGAGAGGGCTCAAGATGTTCTCATGCACAAAGATCTTCTCTTCATGGCACATGCTCCTGCTACTCGTCCTGCAATTGATGTCCGTCTCGTACAG GTTCATTCATCTCCTGGCACAAACTCTGGCAAGTATGTTCATTCAAACTTGAAGGAAAAAGTGGACCAGCGGTTTCCTGATTATGACAGCAATCAGAG ACAACACCCCCCACCAGCATTTGGTTCAACAACAGAGGTCGAATCTGGTTTTGCGATCAGCCAATTACATGATATAAATCAGCCTGACACTTTATCCTG GCCGATGCATGAAATTACAATATCAACAATTGACAAGCCAAAACTACTCAGTCAG TTGACGTCCTTACTTTCTGAGATTGGGCTGAATATTCAAGAAGCGCATGCTTTTTCAACAACAGATGGCTTTTCCTTGGATGTTTTTGTAGTTGATGGTTGGGCAATTGAG GATACCAAACAGCTAAAGGATATACTAGCTGAAGAAATATCAAAGATTCAG AAAAGGCATCCTCTATTTACACCTTGGAGCATTTCCCCAACTGGGAAGAAAGACAAAATTGGAGTCAAATTCATCACAAATTATGTCAACATTCCACGGCACAAAGTTGGTGCATGGGAAATTGATGCGAGTCTGTTAATCTACGAGAAGAAAATTGTTTCTGGATCTTTTAGTGACTT GTATAAGGGCACTTTCTATGGTCAAGAGGTGGCTATTAAACTTCTAAAAGATGGAAGCTTGAATGAGGCTGTACGGCGGGAATTTGCTCAAGAAATTCATATCATGAG AAATCTTCGGCATAAGAATGTTGTCCAATTTATTGGTGCATCTACCAGACCTCCAAGCGCTTTTATTGTTACTG AATACATGCCTGGTGGAAGCATGCATGATTTCTTACATCAAAAAAAGGGCGTTCTTAGTTTTCCTTCCTTACTAAGAGTGGCAGTTGATGTGTCCAAGGGAATGAACTATTTGCACCAAAAGAATATCATCCATAGAGATCTGAAAGCTGCAAATCTTTTGTTGGACGAAGATGGg GTTGTTAAGGTAGCTGATTTTGGTGTTGCCAGAGTGCAATCTCAATCTGGTGTGATGACTGCAGAAACTGGAACATATCGTTGGATGGCTCCAGAG GTTATTGAGCACAAACCATATGATCATAAAGCTGATGTTTACAGCTTTGGGATAGTTTTGTGGGAGCTGCTTACAGGGCAG CTGCCTTATGATAACCTGACTCCGTTACAAGCGGCAATGGGCGTGATCCAGAAG GGTCTGAGGCCTAAGATTCCGAGGCATGCAAATCCAATGATCGTGGACTTGCTTGAGAGATGCTGGCGGCAGGATCCATCTTTGAGGCCTGAATTTTCTGAAATTACGAAACTTTTGCAGCAAACCCTCAAGGAG GGCTCAACTGGAAGGCGGCCAAAATTTTGGGCAGGAGCAGAGCGTTTTATGGTGGAGCGAGGAG aTCGTGAAGATGTGGAGATTCGCGATCTTGTGCGTGCTGAAGATGTGGGGATCAGAATTCCTGCGACATCGAAGAACTTGAAGCCTGCgatcaagaagaaagtaaacGAGATGGGGCATCGCCACATTTCATG GATTCTGGAATCCCCAATAATTCTCAG CTTGTTGCAGGTGCATTTCAAAGAATTCCGAAGAGGCATTCTAGGAGAAAACGCCGTTTCTTTCACGGCCTCAACAAACGCGAATGAACACACGCTTTGGG ACACGGTGCAGCGTAGGATTTTAATGCAAATGCAGGAAAAAAGGTGTAAACTTTTCCCTATCCACTCGCTATCACTTCCAAATGTGCTTGCTTCCTCCATGCATACCCTGCGCTGA
- the LOC111789353 gene encoding high mobility group B protein 9-like isoform X1 gives MSTPARTKSWNGNVDKHYPPALATHDEVISDPIVFWDTLRRFHFVMNTKFMIPVIGGKELDLHVLYSEVTRRGGHEKVVAEKKWREVGGIFKFSPTTTSASFVLRKHYLSLLYHYEQVYLFGRQGPICAPQGPFLFSPSIFPFLLYPLFSISDFAVNLSWVLSFSSSTAPLSFGSPTRDSELAMVEYTPKTTSFSPAEVTGTIDGKFDCGYLVTVKLGSEVLRGVLYHPDQPVPSDLRPQSTNAIIPYTGGRQRHVGRRHRRRRRKADPNHPKPNRSGYNFFFAEKHYKLKSLYPNREREFTKMIGESWNKLSPEERMVYQNIGLKDKERYKRELKEYKEKMRQATADIQATNCSKRGE, from the exons ATGTCAACGCCGGCGAGGACCAAGAGCTGGAATGGCAACGTGGATAAGCATTACCCACCGGCGCTGGCCACCCATGATGAAGTTATTTCTGACCCCATTGTGTTTTGGGACACTTTGAGGCGTTTTCATTTTGTGATGAACACCAAGTTCAT GATTCCTGTGATCGGAGGGAAGGAGCTAGACTTGCATGTTTTGTATTCAGAGGTTACAAGGAGGGGCGGCCATGAAAAG GTTGttgcagagaagaaatggAGGGAAGTTGGAGGTATATTTAAGTTTTCTCCTACGACCACAAGTGCTTCGTTTGTATTGAGAAAACACTATCTAAGTCTTCTGTACCATTATGAGCAAGTTTACTTGTTCGGCCGGCAGGGCCCCATCTGTGCCCCTCAAGGTCCCTTTTTGTTCTCCccttccatttttccttttttacttTATCCGTTATTTTCCATATCGGATTTTGCTGTAAATCTGAGTTGGGTTttgtccttttcttcttctacagCGCCATTATCTTTTGGTAGCCCTACGAGGGACAGCGAATTGGCTATGGTGGAATATACTCCCAAAACAACGTCGTTTTCGCCTGCGGAAG TTACTGGAACAATTGATGGGAAATTCGACTGTGGTTACCTAGTGACTGTGAAATTGGGATCCGAGGTTCTTAGAGGAGTACTTTACCATCCAGATCAGCCAGTCCCGTCTGATCTACGTCCTCAGTCTACAAATGCCATTATACCTTACACTGGTGGCAGACAGAGACACGTTGGTCGACGACACCGGAGACGCCGGAGAAAGGCAGACCCTAACCACCCAAAACCGAATAGAAGTGGGTacaatttcttctttgcaGAGAAGCATTACAAGCTCAAATCTCTGTACCCAAACAGAGAGAGGGAGTTCACCAAGATGATTGGAGAGTCTTGGAACAAACTAAGTCCTGAAGAAAGGATG GTTTATCAAAACATTGGGCTGAAAGACAAGGAAAGATACAAGAGAGAGTTGAAAGAGTACAAGGAGAAAATGAGGCAGGCAACTGCTGATATTCAGGCAACTAACTGTTCAAAACGTGGAGAGTaa
- the LOC111789353 gene encoding high mobility group B protein 9-like isoform X2, producing MSTPARTKSWNGNVDKHYPPALATHDEVISDPIVFWDTLRRFHFVMNTKFMIPVIGGKELDLHVLYSEVTRRGGHEKVVAEKKWREVGGIFKFSPTTTSASFVLRKHYLSLLYHYEQVYLFGRQGPICAPQAPLSFGSPTRDSELAMVEYTPKTTSFSPAEVTGTIDGKFDCGYLVTVKLGSEVLRGVLYHPDQPVPSDLRPQSTNAIIPYTGGRQRHVGRRHRRRRRKADPNHPKPNRSGYNFFFAEKHYKLKSLYPNREREFTKMIGESWNKLSPEERMVYQNIGLKDKERYKRELKEYKEKMRQATADIQATNCSKRGE from the exons ATGTCAACGCCGGCGAGGACCAAGAGCTGGAATGGCAACGTGGATAAGCATTACCCACCGGCGCTGGCCACCCATGATGAAGTTATTTCTGACCCCATTGTGTTTTGGGACACTTTGAGGCGTTTTCATTTTGTGATGAACACCAAGTTCAT GATTCCTGTGATCGGAGGGAAGGAGCTAGACTTGCATGTTTTGTATTCAGAGGTTACAAGGAGGGGCGGCCATGAAAAG GTTGttgcagagaagaaatggAGGGAAGTTGGAGGTATATTTAAGTTTTCTCCTACGACCACAAGTGCTTCGTTTGTATTGAGAAAACACTATCTAAGTCTTCTGTACCATTATGAGCAAGTTTACTTGTTCGGCCGGCAGGGCCCCATCTGTGCCCCTCAAG CGCCATTATCTTTTGGTAGCCCTACGAGGGACAGCGAATTGGCTATGGTGGAATATACTCCCAAAACAACGTCGTTTTCGCCTGCGGAAG TTACTGGAACAATTGATGGGAAATTCGACTGTGGTTACCTAGTGACTGTGAAATTGGGATCCGAGGTTCTTAGAGGAGTACTTTACCATCCAGATCAGCCAGTCCCGTCTGATCTACGTCCTCAGTCTACAAATGCCATTATACCTTACACTGGTGGCAGACAGAGACACGTTGGTCGACGACACCGGAGACGCCGGAGAAAGGCAGACCCTAACCACCCAAAACCGAATAGAAGTGGGTacaatttcttctttgcaGAGAAGCATTACAAGCTCAAATCTCTGTACCCAAACAGAGAGAGGGAGTTCACCAAGATGATTGGAGAGTCTTGGAACAAACTAAGTCCTGAAGAAAGGATG GTTTATCAAAACATTGGGCTGAAAGACAAGGAAAGATACAAGAGAGAGTTGAAAGAGTACAAGGAGAAAATGAGGCAGGCAACTGCTGATATTCAGGCAACTAACTGTTCAAAACGTGGAGAGTaa